In Pseudonocardia sp. DSM 110487, the sequence GCCGCAACACCGACCGCGTCGCGGTGGGGCGCGTCGCGCAGGCGCTGCGCGAGCGCCGCCCGATCACCGAGGTGCTGTTGAACTACCGCCGCGACGGCACGGCGTTCTGGAACGAGATCGCGATCTCACCGGTCTTCGACGGCGCAGGCGATCTCGCCAACTTCGTCGGCGTGCAGAGCGACGTCACGGAGCGGGTCGTGGTAGAGCAGGAGCGCAGGGCGGCGCTCGCCGAGGCCGAGGAGGCCCGCGCGCAGCTGCGGATGCTCGCCGAGGCCACCACGCAGATGACCGCGGCGCTCGGCGTCGTGGACGCGTGCGAGCGCCTCGCCCGCAGCCTCGTTCCCGAGCTCGCCGACCTGTGCGCCGTCGATGTGCTGGACGTGCCGGGGCGCGGGGTGCCGCGCAGGCTCGCCGTCGCCGCGCGGGAGCCGGTGGACGAGGAGCGCCTGCGCGACCTCGGACGGCTGCGCAACTACCACGTGGGCGGCGGCAGCGACACCGGCCACGTACTGGCGGGCGATCGCCCGTTGCTCGTGCCGGAGCTGCCCGAACGCGGCGCCGACCGCTACCCGGAGGACCCGGCCGCTGCCACTGTCTACGACACGCTGCGCCTGCGGTCGGTGATGGTCGTGCCCGTCCGGGCACGGGGCCGCGTGCTCGGGGCGCTCACGCTGCTCACCCAGCATCCGTACGGCCGCCGCTACGGGCCGCGCGACCTGCACCTGGCCAGCGACATCGCGGGCAGGGCCGGGCTCGCGATCGACAACGCCCGGCTGTACGAGACCGAGCACGCCGCCGCCGTCACGCTCCAGCGCAGCCTGCTGCCCGAGGTGTCGGGCGTCGCGGGTGTGCAGGTGGCCGCGAGGTACTTGGTCGGCGTGGACGGCAACCAGGTCGGCGGCGACTGGTACGACGTGCTCGACCTGCCCGACGGCGCGCTCGGCCTCGCGATCGGCGACGTCGCGGGCCACGACCTGCGCGCGGCCGCCGCGATGGGGCAGCTGCGCGGCGTGCTGCGCTCCTACGCGTGGGACGGCGGGCGCCCCGGGTCCGTACTCGACCGGTGCGATCAGCTGGTGCAGGGCCTCGAGATGGCGGCGATGGCCACGGCCGTTTACGCGCGCGTCGAACCGCCGGACCCGGACGGCGGGCGGATGCTCTGCTACGCCAACGCGGGCCACCCGGCGCCGCTGCTCGTCGAACCCGACGGCACGCTCGTGCGGCTGGACGAACAGCGTTCCCCGATGATCGGCGCCGTCCGCAGCCTCGGCAGGCGCGCCGGGCCCGGCCGCGCCGAGGCGGTACGCCGCTGCCCGCCCGGCACGCTGCTCGTGCTCTACACCGACGGGCTCACCGACGTCGTCGGCGAGGACGCGGACAAGCGGACCGCGCTGCTGGAACGGACCGTCGCGGAACTGCCCGCCGACGCGCCGGCGGACGACGTCGTGGAGCGGGTGCTCGAGGCGTGCAGCCCGCGGCGACTGCGCGACGACGTCGCTCTGCTGGCCGTCCGTCTCGATCGCTGACCGATCGTCGACAACCGAGTCTTTGCAGGTGGGAGCGCCGAGCGGCGTTAACGTACCGTTCCACCGCCTACCCCGCGGTAAGGCGCCACTCACGGATCACGTGCCGCCGCTCGGCGTATGGACCATCGGTACGGCGGTGCCGAGAGGCGGGGTGGAGTTGACTCTGCGGCGGATCGTCTGTCCCCGGGGGCGGGGCCGACGACCGGTCGAGGGGGACACGTTGCAGATGGTCGCGGTTCCGGAGATGCCTGTCTCCGAACCGGTGGCGGGCGCCGCCACCGGTAGCTCGGCCGTTCCCGCATCCCGCGCCGTGGCCGTCGCGGTCAGCCCGATGGAGCTGCTGCGGCCCGAGTCGCACCTGGCCGAGCTCATAGCGGGCTTCCCGCAGGTCGAGCTGCTTCTTGCGGCCGATGACAGCCAGCCAGATCCCGAGGACGACCTCGACCAGCTGGGTGACGAGCTGCGGTCGAGCGCAGCCCGGCTCGATCTGCCCGGGCTCGCGCTGCATCGGCTCGGCCTGGCCAACCCGCTGCCCGTCACCGCGGAGGGCGATCTGGTGGCCGCGATGAGCGAGCTGGTGGGCTTCGACCCGGAGCAGGGCCTGTACTGCCTGGCCCCCGCTCCGGCGCCGTCCGACCCTGCTCTCGCCGTCGTCGAGCGCGCCGTGCAGCGGATCGCCCGGGTCTACGGCATCCCGCTGCTGCGCTACCGGTGCCTGGAGTTGGCGGTCGTCAACTAGCGCGGTGACCAGATTCGTTGCCGGGTCTGGTCGGGTGGGGTGCGCTCCGCGTCGCTTCGCGATCGCTGCGCGACCCTTGACTCGCGAGCCTCTGCGACCCCTCCGGGCAGTAGCACGGGCAGGCCACAGGCCTGCCCAGATGGGCGCGCGGCGCCACCGGAGGCGTTCCGATGGACATGATCAAGGCTTCGGGCGGAAACCGGCGAAAGCGACCCGGGGACATGCCGAATTGCTGATCAAGCCACCGTCCCGGGGACACTGCGGCGATCAAGGCGAAATGGTCGCTAGTTGATCTTCGATCGCGACCATCAGTCCTTGATCAACACGCTGACCTGCCGGTATCGGGCGTGAGAAAGGGCGGGTCCGCCCGGACCCGCCCTGTTCGTTCGACCCGCTCAACTCGCCATCGCGATGCCGCGCTGCTCGAGGATCACCCGTCGCTCAGCTTCCGCGAGGCCACCCCACACACCGAACGGCTCCCGAGTCTGGAGCGCGAACTCACGGCACTGCTCGATCACGGGGCAGCGCCGGCACACTTCCTTCGCCTGTGCTGTGCGCCGCGCGCGCGACGGGTTGCGTTCCCCGTCGGGGTGGAAGAAGACGCCGCTGTCCATGCCCCGACACGCTCCCAGGCGTTGCCACTGCCACGCGTGGTCCATGGGGCCGGGGAGCCGCGAAACGTCGCTCATCGTCACCTCTTGTCGTTCGTGCCCGACGTTCCGGGCGACCGAGGTGCTGGTTCCCACGACGATCGGCGGCCAAACACATCAAGCCGACGACTACTCGGATGTGGCGCAGTTCACATCCGACTGGAGGTTTCTCGCCAGGTCAGGTGGCTGCGAGCGCACGCTCCACGGTGTCGTGGATATCGAAGAGTGGGATCAGGCCGGCGATCGTCAGCGGTCGCAGAACGCGGCGCGCGGTGCAGGCCAGCCGCAGCTCGACTCCTGCCGTGTGGGCGGCTTCGCGCACTTCGATGAGCACCGCGAGCCCGCTGGTGCCGAGGAAGCTGACGCCGTCCAGGTCGAGCACGACGAGCTCCACGCCGGCGTCGGGCTCGAACTGGTCGAGCACGACGAAGCGCAGCTGTGGTGAGGTGAGCATGTCGACCTCGCCGCCGACAGAGATGACAACCTGCCCGGAGGCCGGGCGCGTGGTCGACAGCGTGATCTGGTCGTCGGCATCGCCCCCTCGTCGGATCGAGGAGGGGTCCGCCTGCAGGTTCTCGCGCGTCTCGGACATCGGTCGCCACGGTAAGGGTCAGCGCCGTTACGTGCCACCGGAAGCAGACGGGCGGCCCGGCCGGGTCAGGCGGAGGGGACCCGGTCCGGGCCGCCCGCAGGGTGCGGATCGGTACGGACGATCAGCGCGCCGGCGGCTATGCGCGGGCGGCGGCGACGCCGTTGCGGTCCGCGGAGTCGGTGTTGTTGGTGCCCCGCGTGGCGCTCTCGCCGAGTTCGGTGCCGAGGAGCTTGTGCAGGCGGGCCATCTCGTTGCGCACGCCCTCGTGGAGCGAGCCGATGCGGCGAAGCTCCTGCTCGGCGGCCTCGCGGCGGCGCTTGAGGTCCTGGTCGCTGCGGTTGAGCACCTCCTTGGCGCGGGCCTGCGCCTCGGAGAGCACCTTGTCGGCCGCGGCGCGCGCGTCGTCGGTGATGCGGCTGGCGTCGTCGCGGGCGGCGGCGAGCATGGCGGCGGCCTGCTGCTCCCGCTCCTGGATGGCGACGTTGCGCTGGGCCGCCTCCTGGTCGAGCTCGGCCGAGCGCGCGATGAGCTTCTGCTCGACCTCGTGGCGGTGCCGCTCGGCGTCGGCGCGGGCCTGCTCCACGAGGCCGGTGGCCTCGTTGGCGGCGCGGCTGCGGACGTCGGCGGCCTCGTGCTCCGCGAGCCGCAGGATCTTCTCGGCACGGAAGCCGAAGCTGTCCTGCGAGATCGGGCCGTCGGCTTGCTGGGACCGGGCGTTGCGCAGCTCGCCCTCGAGGGCGCGGGCGTGCTGCTCGGCGGCCTTGCGCTGGGTCTCGGCCGCGTTGACGCGCTCACGGAGCTCGCGCAGCTGGGCATCGACCTGGTCGCGGTCGTAACCGCGGCGGACGATGTCGAACGAGGCTCCGGCGGGGGACGGTAGGCCCCCACTGCTGTGGATGGAGTTCGGCGGGGTGCTGATCGTCACGGCGAGTAGTGTGTTCGCTCGAACCGGTGTTCCTCCATATGGAGTCGGCGGGCGGATGCCTTCCTGCGTCCGGCGGTGTTCGGCATCACTGCAGCGCACAGCCTCGTGGGGCGTGCGGTCGACGAGCTGCGGCCTGCGGCACCCTCGCCGCGCAGCCGCGTGACGTGCGAAGATCGCTTTTTGGAGCCGCGGCACCCAAAGCCAACGCAACAACGCTAAGTAGCCACCGAATCACTGAACGTAGTGAAGTGTGACTTCGCACACCTAGCGTGGACTCCACACAAGGCCGGCGCTGTGTGAGGTCCAGGCTCGGTGTGTGAAGTCGCCCTGATCGAGGTACGTGACCGCACGTCGCGGCCCTCCTCGCGCCGTCCGTCCGATTTCATCTCCACGCATGGGACTGTCGCGGCGTTCGTTCCTCCGGCGGTCGGCGGCGGGGGTCCTGCTGGCCGGGAGCACCGACGTCCTGCGGATCGCATCTCCACCGGCCGGGTACGGCCCGCTCGTCGACGACCCGGCCGGGCGCATGGCGTTGCCGGCGGGGTTCGCGTACGCGGTCGTCTCCGAGGCGGGAACCACGATGCTGGACACCGGCGAGCC encodes:
- a CDS encoding GAF domain-containing SpoIIE family protein phosphatase, translating into MGDGVERQLEWLRARAVVATDMSFTISDPRQADNPLVWVNPSFSALTGYSSEEVLGRNCRFLQGRNTDRVAVGRVAQALRERRPITEVLLNYRRDGTAFWNEIAISPVFDGAGDLANFVGVQSDVTERVVVEQERRAALAEAEEARAQLRMLAEATTQMTAALGVVDACERLARSLVPELADLCAVDVLDVPGRGVPRRLAVAAREPVDEERLRDLGRLRNYHVGGGSDTGHVLAGDRPLLVPELPERGADRYPEDPAAATVYDTLRLRSVMVVPVRARGRVLGALTLLTQHPYGRRYGPRDLHLASDIAGRAGLAIDNARLYETEHAAAVTLQRSLLPEVSGVAGVQVAARYLVGVDGNQVGGDWYDVLDLPDGALGLAIGDVAGHDLRAAAAMGQLRGVLRSYAWDGGRPGSVLDRCDQLVQGLEMAAMATAVYARVEPPDPDGGRMLCYANAGHPAPLLVEPDGTLVRLDEQRSPMIGAVRSLGRRAGPGRAEAVRRCPPGTLLVLYTDGLTDVVGEDADKRTALLERTVAELPADAPADDVVERVLEACSPRRLRDDVALLAVRLDR
- a CDS encoding anti-sigma factor antagonist (This anti-anti-sigma factor, or anti-sigma factor antagonist, belongs to a family that includes characterized members SpoIIAA, RsbV, RsfA, and RsfB.) — encoded protein: MSETRENLQADPSSIRRGGDADDQITLSTTRPASGQVVISVGGEVDMLTSPQLRFVVLDQFEPDAGVELVVLDLDGVSFLGTSGLAVLIEVREAAHTAGVELRLACTARRVLRPLTIAGLIPLFDIHDTVERALAAT
- a CDS encoding WhiB family transcriptional regulator, translating into MSDVSRLPGPMDHAWQWQRLGACRGMDSGVFFHPDGERNPSRARRTAQAKEVCRRCPVIEQCREFALQTREPFGVWGGLAEAERRVILEQRGIAMAS